A portion of the Manduca sexta isolate Smith_Timp_Sample1 chromosome 20, JHU_Msex_v1.0, whole genome shotgun sequence genome contains these proteins:
- the LOC119189953 gene encoding collagenase-like: MMITADRIYKSIRNLEINILVHLFEMKLVIILVVAAVATALPADEPYGYHRKVGIKLAQSIRQAELATDFDSARITGGAPAPLGVHPYIGGLLIALRSGWTSVCGSSLISHTRAITAAHCWFDGRETALGITIVLGSTRLFTGGVRVNSTNVEIHEQYNHRNVINDIAMIYLSWIPFTPVIQAIDLPTGSLMHDSFVGRGAWASGFGRLGDASGIYAHQYLSHVFLNVITNDECSSHYPPNVFPSTICTSGVGNIGPCQSDSGGPLSTFVNGKPVLIGVTSFGSAMGCQAGRPAAYTRVTSYIPWIQLRM, from the exons ATGATGATAACAGCTGACCGAATATATAAGAGCATCAGGAATTTGGAGATTAACATTCTAGTCCACCTGTTCGAAATGAAACTAGTAATAATTTTGGTGGTGGCCGCAGTAGCGACCGCATTGCCTGCGGATGAGCCTTATGGATACCACAGGAAAGTTGGCATCAAGTTGGCACAAAGTATAAGACAGGCAGAACTAGCCACGGACTTCGATAGCGCGAGGATCACTGGCGGCGCTCCAGCGCCACTGGGTGTTCATCCTTACATT GGTGGTCTGTTGATTGCATTGCGATCAGGTTGGACATCAGTCTGCGGCTCTTCATTGATATCCCATACGAGAGCAATAACAGCCGCCCACTGCTGGTTCGACGGCAGGGAAACTGCACTTGGCATAACCATAGTGTTGGGCAGCACGCGTCTCTTCACTGGGGGCGTCAGAGTTAACTCAACTAACGTGGAAATCCATGAACAATACAACCACAGAAACGTCATTAATGATATCGCTATGATTTATCTGAGCTGGATACCGTTTACac CTGTGATCCAAGCTATCGACTTGCCCACTGGCTCCTTGATGCACGATAGTTTCGTTGGTCGCGGGGCGTGGGCGTCTGGCTTCGGAAGACTGGGCGATG CGTCTGGAATCTACGCCCATCAGTACCTGAGCCATGTGTTTCTGAACGTGATAACCAATGATGAGTGCTCCTCACACTACCCCCCTAATGTCTTCCCCTCTACAATATGCACCAGTGGTGTGGGCAATATTGGGCCCTGTCAAAGTGATTCCGGTGGTCCACTGTCCACCTTTGTCAACGGAAAACCTGTGCTG ATTGGAGTTACTTCATTCGGATCAGCTATGGGCTGCCAAGCGGGAAGACCTGCGGCGTACACGCGTGTCACATCTTACATACCTTGGATTCAGCTCCGCATGTGA
- the LOC115440673 gene encoding collagenase, with product MKLAILVVAAVATALPTDEPYGYHRKVGIKLAESIRQAELARDFDGARITGGAPAPLGAHPYIGGLLIALRSGWTSVCGSSLISHTRAITAAHCWFDGRDSALGVTIVLGSTRLFTGGVRVNSTNVEIHEQYNHRNLINDIAMIYLSWIPFTPVIQAIDLPTGSLIHDSFAGRGAWASGFGRLGDLSGIYVHQYLSHVFVNVIDNIECFLNYPAHVFPSTICTSGVGHIGPCQSDSGGPLSTFVDGRPVLIGVTSFVSGLGCQAGRPAGYARVTSYVPWIQSRM from the exons ATGAAACTAGCAATTTTGGTGGTGGCCGCAGTAGCGACTGCACTACCTACGGACGAGCCTTATGGCTACCACAGGAAAGTTGGCATCAAGTTAGCAGAAAGTATAAGACAGGCAGAACTAGCCAGGGACTTCGATGGCGCGAGGATCACTGGCGGCGCTCCAGCGCCGCTGGGTGCTCATCCTTACATT GGTGGTCTGTTGATTGCATTGCGATCAGGTTGGACATCAGTCTGCGGCTCCTCATTGATATCCCATACAAGAGCAATAACAGCCGCCCACTGCTGGTTCGACGGCCGGGATAGTGCACTTGGCGTAACCATAGTGTTGGGCAGCACGCGTCTCTTCACTGGGGGCGTCAGAGTCAACTCAACTAACGTGGAAATCCATGAACAATACAATCATAGAAACCTCATCAATGATATAGCTATGATCTATCTGAGCTGGATACCGTTTACac CTGTGATTCAAGCTATCGACTTGCCCACTGGCTCCTTGATCCACGATAGCTTCGCCGGCCGCGGGGCGTGGGCGTCTGGCTTCGGAAGACTTGGTGATT TGTCCGGAATCTACGTCCATCAGTACCTGAGCCACGTGTTTGTGAACGTGATAGACAATATAGAGTGCTTCTTGAATTATCCTGCTCATGTTTTCCCCTCTACAATATGTACCAGCGGTGTGGGCCACATTGGGCCCTGTCAAAGTGACTCTGGTGGTCCACTGTCCACTTTTGTCGACGGAAGACCTGTGCTG ATTGGAGTTACTTCATTCGTATCAGGTTTGGGCTGCCAAGCAGGAAGACCTGCAGGGTATGCGCGTGTGACATCCTACGTACCTTGGATTCAATCGCGAATGTGA